The following are encoded in a window of Ranitomeya variabilis isolate aRanVar5 chromosome 6, aRanVar5.hap1, whole genome shotgun sequence genomic DNA:
- the PTER gene encoding N-acetyltaurine hydrolase — translation MSSLSGKIQTVLGSIPPDQLGYTLTHEHLTMTFECCYCPPPAFQANLADGPIVMKNLFWLKQNPYSHRENLLLDQEVDAVKEELIAFKAAGGGCIVENTTTGISRDVKMLKWLSQEAGVHIVSGAGFYVDATHSPETRAMSVEQLTEVLVDEVLRGADGTDIKCGIIGEIGCSWPLTDSEKKILRATAEAQTQLGCPVNIHPGRNSEAPFQIVRILQEAGADVSKTVMSHLDRTIFDEKILLEFAELGSYLEYDLFGTEMLNYQFNTAVDMPSDNDRIRAIRSMINEGYNERIVISHDIHTKNRLVKYGGHGYSHILNNIVPKMLLRGISQQNIDKILLENPKRWLTFK, via the exons ATGTCATCTCTAAGCGGCAAAATACAGACTGTTTTGGGGTCCATCCCCCCGGACCAGCTTGGATATACCCTGACCCATGAGCACTTGACAATGACTTTTGAATGTTGTTATTGTCCACCACCCGCATTTCAAGCCAACTTGGCTGATGGACCCATCGTTATGAAGAACCTGTTCTGGCTAAAGCAAAATCCATACAGTCATAGAGAAAATCTTCTCCTGGATCAGGAGGTGGATGCAGTAAAAGAAGAACTCATTGCCTTTAAGGCAGCAGGTGGAGGCTGCATCGTGGAAAACACAACTACTGGAATCAGTAGAGACGTAAAGATGCTTAAATGGCTTTCACAGGAAGCTGGCGTCCATATTGTTTCAGGTGCTGGATTCTACGTGGATGCGACCCATAGTCCTGAAACTCGGGCGATGTCTGTCGAGCAG CTGACTGAGGTTTTAGTTGATGAAGTTCTCCGGGGAGCAGATGGGACAGATATAAAATGTGGAATAATCGGAGAGATTGGATGCTCGTGGCCACTCACTGACAGTGAAAAGAAAATTCTCCGGGCGACTGCTGAGGCTCAGACACAGCTTGGATGTCCTGTGAATATTCATCCTGGCAGAAACAGCGAGGCTCCCTTCCAGATTGTGCGCATTCTGCAGGAGGCCGGGGCTGATGTCTCCAAGACTGTGATGTCTCATCTTGATAG GACGATATTTGATGAGAAAATACTGCTGGAGTTTGCCGAACTCGGGTCGTACCTGGAATATGATTTGTTTGGGACGGAAATGCTGAACTACCAGTTTAATACAGCAGTGGATATGCCCAGTGATAACGACAGGATCAGAGC GATCCGCTCTATGATCAACGAGGGCTACAACGAACGTATAGTCATTTCCCATGATATACACACCAAGAACAGGCTGGTAAAGTATGGAGGACACGGATACTCGCACATCCTCAACAATATTGTCCCCAAAATGCTCTTGAGAGGCATCTCCCAGCAGAACATCGATAAAATACTGTTAGAGAACCCCAAGAGGTGGCTGACGTTTAAGTAA